In a genomic window of Thiosocius teredinicola:
- a CDS encoding HWE histidine kinase domain-containing protein: MSENVAGELLTRGDLSTCDREPIHLLGRVQHFGCLLALTSDWIISRASTNVREYLGLDADALVGTPFGSLIPGEVFAELREHVSELNTEDAVSRMFGVKLLSGSDRTYDLAMHVSGAWIILDIEAGEAAEYSDTNQHVRNMLAALPSCDSVEALCRAAARQVRELTGFDRVMVYRFAADGSGEVVAEERHASATSYLGLHFPASDIPQQARTLYRRNLLRIISDVDDPGSPIVPEFSPDGKPLDLSMSGLRSVSPIHIEYLKNMGVHASLSISILKRGKLWGLFACHHESSRVLPYRIRTGAELYGQIFGFVLDQLEGEIRSLGSGKAQALHHRLMSELADESGLAAKFPRLASSLQTVIECDGVAGYIDGQLLAEGDTPAEEDIKKVVRFLNTAGCSTIYKTDCLGDVFPPAEHYAATASGLLALPVSRTPRDYMMFFRKEFVSTVAWAGDPTKPLVADSQGERLTPRKSFELWQQTVRGRSKPWSDIECEAAESVRVTLLEVILRMADVAASDRARAQERQELLIAELNHRVRNILNLIRGLVTQSSADSRSVADFTDVVGGRIHALARAHDQITQQNWSPASLTRLIDTEVKAYIASKAERVVVKGNDVMLAPVAATTMALVIHELTTNSAKYGALADSRGTVTVELDTKGNGDLSMHWIETGGPPVQAPKRRGFGSAIIERSIPFELKGEAALHYRLAGVEADFVIPAAFISTDGSESVTVDETTTDEPMSSQSAFQHALVVEDNFIIAMDMEALLKRLGVPNVTVAAGVIDADRVLDEKPIDVAVLDVNLGSESSEPIATRLQQASIPFAFATGYGDVATLQKTFPGVQMITKPCQEEALREVLAKLSS; the protein is encoded by the coding sequence CGCGAACCCATCCATCTTCTCGGACGGGTTCAGCATTTCGGCTGCCTGCTCGCGCTCACCAGCGACTGGATCATCAGCCGCGCGTCGACCAACGTTCGCGAGTACCTCGGTCTCGACGCCGACGCATTGGTTGGTACGCCCTTCGGTAGCTTGATACCGGGTGAGGTGTTTGCCGAGCTCCGCGAGCACGTCAGCGAGTTGAATACCGAAGATGCCGTATCGCGGATGTTCGGTGTGAAGCTGCTCAGCGGCAGCGACAGAACATATGATCTGGCGATGCACGTGTCCGGCGCGTGGATCATTCTCGATATCGAGGCCGGGGAAGCCGCGGAATACAGCGACACCAACCAGCATGTGAGGAATATGCTGGCAGCGCTGCCGTCCTGCGACTCGGTTGAGGCGCTGTGTCGCGCCGCGGCGCGGCAGGTGCGCGAGCTCACCGGGTTCGATCGCGTCATGGTGTATCGCTTCGCTGCCGACGGCAGCGGCGAGGTGGTTGCCGAAGAGCGCCATGCGTCTGCGACGTCTTACCTCGGACTGCATTTCCCCGCGTCGGACATTCCACAGCAGGCTCGAACCCTCTACCGTCGCAATCTGCTGCGCATCATCAGCGATGTCGACGACCCCGGCTCACCGATCGTGCCCGAGTTCAGCCCGGACGGAAAACCGCTGGACCTGTCGATGTCCGGTTTGCGCTCGGTTTCGCCGATCCACATCGAGTACCTGAAGAACATGGGCGTGCATGCGTCGCTGTCGATCTCGATACTCAAACGCGGCAAGTTGTGGGGCCTGTTCGCCTGTCACCACGAATCGTCCAGGGTGCTGCCTTATCGGATACGTACCGGCGCCGAGTTGTATGGCCAGATCTTCGGCTTCGTGCTGGATCAACTGGAGGGCGAGATTCGAAGCCTTGGTTCGGGCAAGGCGCAGGCGCTGCATCATCGGCTGATGTCGGAGCTCGCCGACGAATCCGGTTTGGCCGCTAAGTTTCCCCGTCTGGCCAGTAGCCTGCAGACGGTCATCGAATGCGACGGCGTGGCAGGCTATATCGATGGTCAGTTGCTGGCCGAAGGGGACACGCCGGCGGAAGAAGACATCAAGAAGGTTGTGCGTTTTCTGAACACGGCCGGCTGCAGCACCATCTATAAAACGGACTGCCTCGGCGACGTGTTCCCACCGGCCGAGCACTATGCCGCGACGGCATCGGGCTTGTTGGCCTTGCCGGTGTCGCGTACGCCGCGCGACTACATGATGTTCTTCAGAAAGGAATTCGTCAGCACGGTTGCGTGGGCGGGTGACCCGACCAAGCCATTGGTTGCAGACTCGCAAGGTGAGCGCCTCACCCCGCGCAAGAGTTTCGAACTGTGGCAACAGACGGTGCGCGGCAGGTCCAAGCCATGGAGCGATATCGAGTGCGAGGCCGCCGAATCGGTACGGGTCACTCTGCTCGAGGTGATCCTGCGCATGGCCGATGTTGCAGCGAGCGACCGCGCGCGGGCTCAGGAGCGCCAGGAACTGTTGATCGCGGAACTGAACCACCGCGTGCGCAACATCCTCAACCTGATTCGCGGCCTGGTCACGCAGAGCAGCGCCGATTCACGCTCGGTCGCCGATTTCACCGACGTTGTCGGCGGGCGGATACATGCGCTGGCGCGCGCCCACGATCAGATCACACAGCAGAACTGGTCGCCCGCGTCGCTGACCCGACTGATCGATACCGAGGTCAAAGCCTATATCGCCAGCAAGGCGGAGCGCGTGGTTGTCAAAGGCAACGACGTGATGTTGGCGCCGGTCGCCGCGACAACGATGGCGCTGGTCATCCATGAGCTGACCACGAACTCGGCGAAGTACGGCGCACTGGCGGATTCGCGCGGCACCGTGACGGTCGAACTCGACACGAAAGGCAACGGCGACCTTTCCATGCATTGGATAGAGACCGGCGGTCCGCCCGTGCAGGCGCCGAAGCGACGCGGGTTCGGCAGCGCGATCATCGAGCGCTCCATTCCGTTCGAACTGAAAGGCGAGGCTGCACTTCATTACAGACTTGCCGGTGTCGAAGCCGACTTCGTGATCCCGGCCGCCTTCATTTCGACTGACGGCAGCGAGTCGGTAACCGTGGACGAGACAACAACGGACGAACCAATGTCATCACAATCTGCGTTTCAGCACGCCTTGGTGGTCGAAGACAATTTCATCATCGCGATGGACATGGAAGCGTTATTGAAGCGCCTGGGCGTACCCAACGTAACGGTGGCGGCCGGCGTGATCGACGCCGACCGGGTGCTAGACGAGAAACCGATCGACGTCGCCGTGCTCGACGTCAATCTCGGATCAGAAAGCAGCGAGCCGATCGCCACCCGTTTGCAGCAGGCGTCCATCCCATTCGCGTTCGCGACCGGCTATGGCGATGTTGCCACCTTGCAGAAGACCTTTCCCGGCGTACAGATGATCACCAAGCCGTGCCAGGAAGAAGCATTGCGCGAGGTGTTGGCGAAATTGTCTTCCTGA